The following proteins come from a genomic window of Flavobacterium crocinum:
- the traJ gene encoding conjugative transposon protein TraJ, producing the protein MKCLLNKKAVCVMLIILLLPYRITAQGLDDEMDSLHGVLDQLYDEMMPLCSNLIAVGQGIAGFGTIWYIASRVWRHIASAEPIDFYPLFRPFVIGFCIMIFPSVLALINGVMKPTVTATAAMVTGSNNAVAVLLKEKEKAIKETDPWKMYVGTTGTGDRDRWYKYTHDGADPSDESMLAGIGNDVKFAMEKASYSFRNSVKEWLSEVLRVLFEAAALCIDTLRTFQLVVLSILGPLVFGIAVFDGFQHTLTVWLARYINIYLWLPVANIFGSIIGKIQELMLKLDLSQVQATGDTFFSRTDMSYLIFMIIGIIGYFTVPSVANYIVHAGGGGALGHKVTSMFGNSASSVMRTSSNAVGMAADAMGDADRRMTSSMAATAGSSPYFTDKGNYMNDRLKGNSKQT; encoded by the coding sequence ATGAAATGTTTATTAAACAAAAAAGCAGTTTGTGTGATGCTTATCATATTACTGCTTCCTTACAGAATAACAGCGCAGGGACTAGATGATGAGATGGACAGTCTTCATGGGGTTTTAGACCAGCTTTATGATGAAATGATGCCATTGTGTTCTAATCTTATAGCAGTAGGGCAGGGAATAGCAGGCTTTGGAACTATATGGTACATCGCCTCACGCGTGTGGAGGCATATAGCAAGCGCCGAGCCGATTGATTTTTATCCGCTCTTCCGTCCTTTTGTTATTGGATTCTGCATTATGATTTTTCCTTCGGTGCTGGCTCTTATCAATGGGGTTATGAAACCAACTGTTACAGCTACTGCTGCTATGGTAACAGGCTCTAACAATGCAGTTGCTGTTCTGCTTAAAGAGAAAGAAAAAGCAATTAAAGAAACCGATCCATGGAAGATGTATGTCGGGACTACAGGTACGGGTGATCGTGACAGATGGTATAAGTATACGCATGACGGTGCTGATCCATCGGATGAGAGCATGCTCGCAGGCATAGGCAATGATGTCAAATTTGCGATGGAAAAAGCTTCTTACAGTTTTCGAAATTCGGTCAAGGAATGGCTGAGCGAGGTGCTGAGGGTTTTGTTTGAAGCTGCCGCCTTATGCATTGACACCCTTCGGACATTTCAGCTGGTGGTGCTTTCCATTTTAGGTCCGCTGGTATTTGGAATCGCAGTATTTGACGGTTTCCAGCACACGCTCACTGTCTGGCTTGCCCGATATATCAATATTTACCTCTGGCTTCCTGTTGCCAATATATTCGGAAGCATAATCGGAAAGATTCAGGAGCTCATGCTCAAGCTGGACCTCTCGCAGGTGCAGGCTACAGGTGACACTTTTTTCAGCAGGACCGATATGTCATATTTAATTTTCATGATAATAGGCATCATAGGCTATTTTACGGTGCCTTCTGTTGCCAATTATATAGTTCATGCAGGCGGAGGAGGAGCCCTGGGTCATAAGGTGACAAGCATGTTTGGAAATTCAGCCAGTTCTGTTATGAGAACCTCTTCAAATGCGGTTGGAATGGCTGCTGATGCGATGGGAGATGCGGATCGGAGAATGACAAGCAGCATGGCTGCGACAGCAGGAAGCAGTCCTTATTTTACTGATAAGGGAAACTATATGAATGACAGGCTAAAAGGAAATTCTAAACAGACTTAA
- a CDS encoding conjugal transfer protein TraI produces MKKKLILLMVCLLLVGTSARPAEKVAALPILEIVKAVTKKVIKAIDLRIQKLQNKTIWLQNAQKQVENVLSKLKLDEISDWTQKQKDLYKGYYEELAKVKSIITYYQRIKEITKKQTQLVQEYERAWNLFKQDTHFKDSEIQYMERVYTGILEESVKNIDQIFLILDSFATQMSDLKRLEIINKAADQIDGNYDDLTMFNQQNILLSLQRAKTEADVNQVKQFYGIP; encoded by the coding sequence ATGAAAAAGAAATTAATACTCTTGATGGTCTGCCTGTTGCTAGTGGGCACCTCGGCAAGACCTGCGGAAAAAGTTGCGGCACTCCCGATATTGGAAATTGTAAAAGCAGTAACTAAGAAGGTAATCAAAGCAATCGATCTTAGAATCCAGAAACTGCAGAATAAAACGATCTGGCTTCAGAATGCACAGAAGCAGGTGGAGAATGTACTTTCCAAATTGAAGCTCGATGAGATCTCGGACTGGACCCAGAAACAAAAAGATCTTTACAAAGGCTACTATGAAGAGCTGGCAAAAGTCAAGTCAATTATCACCTACTACCAGAGGATAAAAGAGATTACCAAAAAGCAGACACAGCTTGTTCAGGAATATGAAAGAGCCTGGAATCTTTTCAAGCAGGATACTCATTTTAAAGACAGCGAAATCCAGTATATGGAGCGCGTTTATACAGGAATACTAGAGGAAAGTGTGAAGAATATCGACCAGATTTTTTTGATTCTGGATTCTTTTGCCACCCAGATGAGCGATCTCAAACGTCTGGAAATCATCAACAAGGCTGCTGATCAGATTGATGGGAACTACGACGACCTTACAATGTTTAACCAGCAGAACATACTGCTGAGTCTTCAGAGGGCCAAAACAGAAGCAGATGTAAACCAAGTGAAACAATTTTACGGAATTCCATAA
- a CDS encoding DUF4133 domain-containing protein, with protein MSNSVYSINKGINQSIEFKGLKAQYIWYLGGGVVGLMILFAVLYIIGIPSLICIGFVGTAGGFLVFKIYRMSNTYGEYGMMKALAKKQIPKWIKVYSRAVFMKI; from the coding sequence ATGAGTAACAGCGTTTATTCGATCAATAAAGGAATCAATCAGAGTATAGAATTTAAGGGACTTAAAGCGCAGTACATCTGGTATTTGGGCGGAGGTGTCGTAGGTCTTATGATTCTGTTTGCTGTCCTGTATATAATTGGAATTCCTTCCTTGATATGCATTGGTTTTGTTGGAACGGCGGGAGGTTTTCTTGTTTTTAAAATATACAGAATGAGTAATACTTACGGTGAATACGGAATGATGAAGGCTCTGGCTAAAAAACAGATTCCTAAGTGGATTAAAGTTTACAGCAGAGCAGTTTTTATGAAGATATAG
- a CDS encoding protein kinase family protein — protein MIKMYPLEWFDSLIINSFDTDNSSVKVSEYELENLSKTIVSESKKIKIHIKDSFFELKSKRQIRLLIRKYHSSLVFLIDMVVEIRKIEKFNSPEFFRIFDLIVSSLDDLLSFVEIRYSSFMSLDQRVSYSYFSIWKKETLEVLKNVIKKKENTEENDPELEFVVNLLAAPLQNSRKSKYTYRQILYYREIIIELEKLNYPVTESEGFSNLDLVLIRMNFNSGEYTERLVTRIGRYLEGFENLSERLEKLLYFCKKLSAINADLKLTFNPSQQNLISFLEYWFSSEIKFAEKKAAILLQEQIDASVGSEFVEQADSKLECILSGDQIGLILRATDEARIIKAKSMNYIFKSIVPYLSTPVKRNLSYQSVRSKSYSAEERDKEIAIESLEKIIRKIKTY, from the coding sequence ATGATTAAAATGTATCCTTTGGAATGGTTTGATTCGTTGATTATAAATTCATTTGATACTGATAATTCTTCTGTAAAAGTATCGGAATATGAATTGGAGAATTTGAGTAAAACAATAGTATCTGAATCAAAAAAAATTAAAATTCATATTAAAGATTCTTTTTTCGAGCTGAAAAGTAAAAGGCAGATTAGACTTCTTATAAGAAAATATCATTCTTCATTGGTTTTTTTAATTGACATGGTAGTAGAAATAAGAAAGATCGAAAAATTCAATTCTCCTGAATTTTTTAGAATATTTGACCTGATCGTTAGTTCGCTGGATGATTTGCTGTCATTTGTAGAAATCAGATATTCGTCCTTCATGAGTTTGGACCAAAGGGTGTCCTACAGCTATTTTTCAATTTGGAAAAAAGAGACCCTTGAAGTTTTAAAAAATGTGATTAAAAAAAAAGAAAATACTGAGGAGAATGATCCAGAATTGGAATTTGTTGTTAATCTTCTTGCTGCGCCACTTCAAAACAGCAGAAAGAGTAAGTATACCTATCGACAGATTTTGTATTATAGAGAGATAATCATTGAACTTGAAAAATTAAATTATCCAGTTACGGAATCAGAAGGTTTTTCAAATCTTGATCTTGTGCTTATAAGAATGAATTTTAATTCCGGAGAATATACCGAGAGACTGGTTACTAGAATAGGCAGGTATTTAGAAGGTTTTGAGAATTTATCTGAAAGACTTGAAAAGCTGCTATACTTCTGCAAGAAACTATCTGCAATAAATGCAGATTTAAAATTAACCTTTAATCCATCTCAACAGAATCTCATTTCATTTTTGGAATACTGGTTCTCCAGCGAAATCAAATTTGCTGAAAAAAAGGCTGCAATTCTACTGCAGGAACAGATTGACGCTTCTGTCGGAAGTGAATTTGTAGAGCAGGCAGATTCAAAACTTGAATGTATACTTTCAGGAGATCAGATTGGACTTATTTTAAGGGCGACAGATGAGGCGAGAATTATTAAAGCCAAGTCTATGAACTACATATTTAAAAGTATAGTGCCTTATCTCTCTACTCCAGTAAAGAGAAATCTTTCTTACCAGTCGGTCAGAAGCAAATCATATAGTGCGGAAGAGCGTGATAAGGAAATTGCTATTGAAAGTCTTGAGAAAATAATCCGCAAAATAAAAACGTATTAG
- a CDS encoding helix-turn-helix domain-containing protein — protein MIREILNTEIKSIENDGIDVVYITDYRAKNIVPVPFPVSNFSVLLIKSGKMNIRFHDETNIVNRKDLLVIPFNSICTRLEATENIQLYLVRTNFDFAFNNCYEKELLDAFSFLMLKSDRKISLHETDFKVLSLIYKLMYVLQNSNDKPEVITKLRRICFNLFIYELKFIHSKYKPDLNLDFSRRESIVIQFLTLLSIHLRKQHHVQFYAGALFITPGHLNKMVKESTGKTAKAFIIEALINVSKNLLTDSSYSVANIADELEFSSAENFGVFFKRHTGMLPTEFRSNKK, from the coding sequence ATGATTAGAGAAATCTTAAATACTGAGATTAAAAGCATTGAAAATGATGGTATTGATGTAGTGTACATTACAGACTATAGGGCAAAAAATATTGTACCAGTCCCATTTCCCGTTTCAAATTTTTCAGTGCTTTTAATCAAAAGTGGTAAAATGAATATCAGATTTCATGACGAAACCAATATAGTTAATCGGAAAGATTTATTGGTAATACCATTTAATTCCATTTGCACCAGGCTTGAAGCGACGGAAAATATCCAGCTTTATCTTGTAAGGACAAATTTTGATTTTGCATTTAATAATTGTTATGAGAAAGAGCTTTTGGATGCTTTTAGTTTTCTAATGTTAAAATCAGATCGTAAGATTAGTCTTCATGAAACGGATTTTAAAGTTTTGTCACTTATTTATAAATTAATGTATGTATTGCAGAACAGCAATGACAAACCGGAAGTAATTACTAAGCTGCGCCGGATATGCTTTAATTTATTTATATATGAACTCAAGTTTATACATTCGAAATATAAACCCGACTTAAATCTTGACTTTTCAAGAAGGGAGAGCATTGTAATACAATTTCTTACTCTATTATCAATTCATTTGAGAAAACAGCATCATGTTCAGTTTTATGCAGGAGCTTTATTTATCACTCCAGGACATTTGAATAAGATGGTAAAAGAAAGCACAGGTAAAACAGCGAAAGCCTTTATAATTGAAGCTCTTATCAATGTTTCAAAAAATCTTCTTACGGACTCAAGCTATTCCGTGGCTAATATTGCCGATGAATTAGAATTCAGCAGCGCTGAAAACTTTGGCGTATTTTTTAAAAGACATACCGGTATGCTGCCAACCGAATTTCGTTCTAATAAAAAGTAA
- a CDS encoding DUF4134 domain-containing protein, which yields MKKCRWKLKSLLRRFKAMGSSLLMILVSNVIYSQDGVAGINEANQKVRSYFDAGTELMYAVGAILGLIGAVKVYQKWNAGDPDTGKVAAAWFGSCVFLVVVATVIKSFFGV from the coding sequence ATGAAAAAATGCAGATGGAAATTAAAAAGTCTTTTGAGAAGATTTAAAGCTATGGGATCGTCGCTCCTGATGATTCTGGTTAGTAATGTTATTTACAGCCAGGATGGTGTGGCGGGAATTAATGAAGCCAACCAGAAAGTGAGAAGCTACTTTGATGCCGGCACTGAATTAATGTATGCGGTAGGAGCGATCCTCGGGCTGATAGGGGCAGTAAAAGTATACCAGAAATGGAATGCCGGAGATCCTGATACCGGAAAAGTGGCAGCAGCCTGGTTTGGAAGCTGTGTGTTTCTGGTGGTAGTCGCTACTGTCATTAAATCCTTTTTCGGGGTTTAA
- a CDS encoding TraG family conjugative transposon ATPase, whose translation MEKRMEDLLPVMAVEHDCILSKQGDVTIVFKAELPEIFTLSDQEYEAFHQSWIKALKVLPKFCVFHKQDWFLESAYKADFSSEDSSFLTRSSERFFNERPFLDHSCYIMLTKKPAGRRNGTSLFSNLLRSSIVPEETLKPQLLQDFADTCGQFKRIMEDSGFIKLDRLQNELLRSESRRIGLVEKYCFLSEQENSFVFKDIRFDEGLAVGDKHCQLFTLGDAADLPGLCGSRINFDRYSTDKTKFSIGFASTLGQLLSCNHIYNQYIFIEDAQKTIQKLESKRLRLQSLSAYSRENMIGRDATNDFLNEAVSQQRLPVKAHFNVLAWSTDKEDLKEIKNKVSSALAQMDAAAKHETVGAPQIYWAGMAGNAADFPMNDTFDTFTEQAVCFLNMETGYKSSLSPCGIRLGDRLTGKPVHVDISDEPVKMGICTNRNKFILGPSGSGKSFFTNHMVRSYYEQGTHIVLVDVGHSYKGLCDMVNGYYFTYDEKNPIRFNPFYISEGDSLDTEKKESIKTLLLALWKKDDETFNRSEYVALSNALQLYYEKLDINSKIFPCFNSFYDFLKEDFISILEGDKVKEKDFDVNNFLYVLRPYYKGGEFDYLLNATENLDLLKERFIVFELDNIKDHPILFPVVTIIIMEVFINKMRKLKGIRKMILIEEAWKALMKEGFADYIKYLFKTVRKFFGEAIVVTQEVEDIISSPVVKQAIINNSDCKILLDQSKYQNKFNQIQELLGLTDKEKALVLSVNKANDPARKYKEVFISLGGMLSKVYRTEVSLEEYLAYTTEESEKVKMNAYAKKFGGDIKKGIAAMAQDMRNGIK comes from the coding sequence ATGGAGAAGAGGATGGAAGATCTGCTGCCGGTTATGGCAGTGGAGCATGATTGTATTTTGTCAAAACAGGGCGATGTAACTATAGTTTTTAAGGCAGAACTGCCTGAGATTTTTACGCTGTCAGATCAGGAGTATGAAGCTTTCCACCAGTCATGGATAAAGGCGTTAAAGGTGCTGCCGAAGTTTTGTGTTTTCCATAAACAGGACTGGTTTTTAGAAAGTGCTTATAAAGCTGATTTTTCAAGTGAAGACAGCAGTTTTCTGACCAGAAGCAGCGAGCGTTTCTTTAACGAAAGACCTTTTCTGGATCATTCCTGCTATATCATGCTGACCAAGAAACCAGCGGGAAGAAGAAATGGAACCTCATTGTTTTCTAATCTGCTTAGAAGTTCTATAGTACCCGAGGAAACCTTAAAACCCCAGCTTCTGCAGGATTTTGCAGATACCTGCGGACAGTTTAAAAGGATTATGGAAGACAGCGGATTTATAAAGCTGGACCGTCTGCAAAATGAATTGCTTAGAAGCGAGAGCAGAAGAATTGGGCTGGTGGAAAAGTACTGTTTTTTATCAGAGCAGGAAAATTCATTCGTATTTAAGGATATCAGGTTTGACGAAGGATTAGCAGTAGGGGATAAACACTGCCAATTGTTTACACTTGGTGATGCAGCTGATCTGCCCGGATTATGCGGATCAAGAATTAATTTTGACCGCTATTCGACCGATAAGACCAAATTCAGCATTGGTTTTGCTTCAACTCTTGGTCAACTTTTATCCTGTAATCATATTTATAATCAGTATATCTTCATTGAAGACGCACAGAAAACCATCCAAAAGCTGGAAAGCAAGCGACTCAGACTGCAGTCACTCTCTGCCTACAGCCGGGAGAATATGATTGGCAGGGATGCGACGAATGATTTCCTGAACGAGGCAGTATCACAGCAGAGGCTTCCGGTTAAAGCCCATTTTAATGTACTGGCCTGGAGCACGGATAAGGAAGACCTGAAAGAGATTAAAAACAAAGTGTCATCAGCTCTTGCCCAGATGGATGCGGCAGCGAAGCATGAAACAGTCGGAGCTCCTCAGATCTATTGGGCTGGAATGGCGGGAAATGCAGCGGACTTTCCCATGAATGACACCTTCGACACCTTTACCGAACAGGCGGTATGCTTTCTGAATATGGAAACGGGATATAAATCTTCACTGAGTCCCTGCGGTATCAGGCTGGGAGACAGGCTGACAGGAAAACCAGTTCATGTTGATATCAGCGATGAGCCTGTTAAGATGGGAATCTGCACCAATCGCAATAAGTTTATATTGGGACCTTCGGGCAGCGGCAAGTCCTTTTTTACCAATCATATGGTAAGAAGCTATTACGAGCAGGGAACGCATATTGTGCTGGTGGATGTTGGGCACAGCTATAAAGGGCTCTGCGATATGGTAAACGGTTATTATTTTACTTACGATGAAAAGAATCCCATTCGTTTTAACCCATTTTATATTTCAGAAGGAGACAGTCTGGATACGGAGAAAAAAGAGAGCATTAAAACGCTTCTGCTTGCACTATGGAAAAAAGACGACGAAACCTTTAACCGGAGCGAGTATGTAGCACTCTCAAATGCCCTGCAGCTGTATTACGAGAAATTGGATATAAACTCAAAGATATTTCCCTGTTTCAACAGCTTCTATGATTTCCTGAAAGAGGATTTTATCTCGATTTTAGAAGGCGATAAAGTAAAGGAGAAGGACTTTGATGTGAATAACTTTCTCTATGTGCTCAGGCCATATTACAAGGGAGGCGAGTTTGATTATTTGCTGAACGCGACAGAAAATCTGGATCTTCTAAAAGAAAGGTTTATTGTCTTCGAGCTGGATAATATTAAAGATCATCCGATTCTTTTTCCAGTAGTGACCATCATAATAATGGAAGTTTTTATAAACAAGATGAGAAAACTTAAGGGTATCCGAAAAATGATACTTATTGAGGAAGCATGGAAAGCACTGATGAAGGAGGGTTTTGCAGATTACATTAAGTATCTTTTTAAGACCGTGCGTAAATTCTTCGGGGAAGCGATAGTGGTAACTCAGGAGGTGGAGGATATTATTTCTTCACCAGTGGTCAAGCAGGCCATTATCAACAACAGCGACTGCAAGATCCTTCTGGACCAGAGCAAATATCAAAATAAGTTTAACCAGATTCAGGAGCTGCTGGGACTTACAGACAAAGAAAAGGCACTTGTACTTTCTGTAAATAAAGCCAATGATCCAGCCAGGAAATACAAAGAAGTGTTTATCTCCTTGGGAGGGATGCTTTCAAAGGTCTACAGAACCGAAGTTTCGCTGGAGGAATACTTAGCTTATACAACAGAGGAAAGCGAGAAAGTGAAAATGAATGCCTATGCGAAGAAGTTTGGCGGGGACATAAAGAAAGGAATAGCCGCAATGGCTCAGGATATGAGAAATGGAATTAAATGA
- a CDS encoding helix-turn-helix domain-containing protein, with the protein MKCTLPVLLFLFLVHSLNAQKISKSVPDSLLFKTYTYLDDRIYEYKNDSLKAAPYLFAYLKKARKEKNYEETVNAYQNILHQSPMNLRLKYADSMVFAAEKSKSDELIGSANLSKGIVYYSQKNYVKAYDYYIKANESISKTENDYLIYKTKYHIAQIKYYLGFYDEAISLFNECLAYFKKNQARPYLNSLHSLSVCYNKVGDYSRCSQTNTLGLAECERLKIPEMELFFKHSEGINQFFLNNYHTSIQMLQEVIPQLNSMTEFANVSIANFYIGKNYWKLQLPAKAVPYFKKVEKAFIEKGYIRPDLREVFELMIKYYKKENNLKSQLYYMDQLLKADSVLTDANTYLMGKIHKQYDTKEILLEKEKIQQQLVKEKYYDVILISVVVVLFSAVIYGTYNHFETKKRNKAKFDLLLEKNEKSNIQKQSPDKFEITDISHETVQQIIRHLEKFERDKKFLHKEATLATLTVRFNTNSKYLSKVIYHRSGKRFADYINDLKIDYLVELLRNTSLHRNYSIGSLAEEAGFTSTPRFTNAFHSRTGISVSYFLKELKKENS; encoded by the coding sequence ATGAAATGTACATTACCTGTCTTGCTGTTTTTATTTTTAGTCCATTCATTAAATGCGCAGAAGATTTCAAAATCAGTTCCCGATTCTCTTCTTTTTAAAACATATACCTATTTGGATGATAGGATTTATGAATACAAAAATGATAGTCTGAAAGCAGCTCCTTATTTATTTGCCTATTTAAAGAAAGCCAGAAAGGAGAAGAATTATGAAGAGACAGTGAATGCTTATCAAAACATACTGCATCAGTCTCCAATGAATCTTCGCTTGAAATATGCTGACAGTATGGTATTCGCAGCAGAAAAATCAAAAAGCGATGAGCTGATCGGCTCGGCTAATCTATCGAAAGGGATCGTCTATTACAGCCAAAAAAATTATGTGAAAGCATATGACTATTACATTAAGGCAAACGAAAGCATTTCCAAAACTGAAAATGATTATTTGATCTACAAAACCAAATATCATATTGCGCAGATCAAATATTATCTCGGCTTTTATGATGAGGCCATTTCACTCTTTAATGAATGCCTTGCATATTTTAAAAAAAATCAGGCTCGCCCTTATTTGAATTCACTGCATTCATTAAGTGTCTGCTATAATAAGGTTGGCGATTACAGCAGATGTTCCCAGACTAATACGTTAGGGCTTGCAGAATGTGAACGGCTGAAAATTCCTGAAATGGAATTGTTTTTTAAACATTCGGAAGGAATCAACCAGTTCTTCCTAAATAACTATCATACTTCCATCCAAATGCTTCAGGAGGTCATACCTCAGCTGAACAGCATGACAGAATTTGCCAACGTATCAATTGCAAATTTTTATATAGGAAAAAACTATTGGAAACTTCAGCTTCCTGCAAAAGCAGTGCCCTACTTCAAAAAAGTGGAAAAAGCATTTATTGAGAAAGGCTACATCCGTCCGGATTTAAGGGAAGTCTTTGAATTAATGATCAAATATTACAAGAAGGAAAATAATCTGAAATCCCAGCTTTATTACATGGACCAGCTTTTAAAAGCGGACTCTGTATTAACAGATGCAAATACGTATTTAATGGGAAAAATCCATAAGCAGTATGACACGAAGGAAATTCTGTTGGAAAAAGAAAAAATACAGCAGCAGCTTGTAAAGGAGAAATATTACGACGTTATTCTGATCAGCGTGGTTGTCGTTCTGTTCTCCGCTGTCATTTACGGGACCTATAACCACTTTGAAACCAAAAAGCGCAATAAGGCCAAATTTGATCTTCTTCTGGAAAAAAATGAAAAGAGCAACATACAGAAACAGTCACCCGATAAATTCGAGATAACCGATATTTCGCACGAGACTGTACAGCAGATAATAAGACACCTTGAAAAATTTGAAAGGGATAAAAAATTCCTGCACAAAGAGGCTACACTAGCAACCTTGACTGTACGATTTAATACAAACAGCAAATACCTCTCAAAAGTGATATACCATCGCAGCGGCAAGCGTTTTGCCGATTATATCAATGACCTAAAAATTGACTATCTCGTGGAGCTGCTGCGAAACACGAGCTTGCATAGAAATTACTCCATTGGCTCCCTGGCTGAGGAAGCCGGTTTTACTTCCACTCCCCGATTCACCAATGCATTCCACTCCAGAACAGGAATTTCGGTCAGTTATTTCCTTAAGGAATTGAAAAAAGAGAATTCGTGA